DNA sequence from the Cucumis melo cultivar AY chromosome 6, USDA_Cmelo_AY_1.0, whole genome shotgun sequence genome:
TCGGCCCTGTGGGTCAAACGGTTCTGAATTCTCATCCCAACTGTATTGGATCTACTGACCAACAGGTGAGCAGTGGAATAGAATAAGAACCTTGTTTTCTAATATTATACCTtagcttcttttcttttttattcttaatCATGATTATCACACGCTCATAATTTATGATTTCATTAATTTTAACTCCCATGAACTATCTTTTAACATTACAGGGTAAGGATGTTAATCTGTTCCAGCCCGCAAGGGAATTCTTACCCATGATAGACGAGGTGaacataatttttttcttcttatttacACATCTTCAAGTTTTAGCTTAATGTTTCAAACTTGTAGGCgcaaagttttatttatttatttcttgtAGGTTTTTGGAACCCTCGTCGAGAAGACCAAAGGTATTAAAGGCGCAAAGCTTGAAAATCACAAGTTTTGTGCCGCTGTACATTACCGCAATGTAGATGAGAAGGTAATATTTCAGGATATTTAATAATTGTATCCACTTCAAAGCTTAGACTTCTTATAATCTGGGTTCTTAAACATGTTCTCCCATGATCTTTTTCAGAATTGGCCTACTATAGCGCAATGTGTTCATGATGTACTAAAAGACCACCCTCGTTTACGTTTAACACATGGGCGGAAGGTATAGTATACATCATTACGTGCAAATTTCCCTTATTTAGAGTTTCGTTTGTCCTGTGTTTCTTACTACTGCTTCTATACCATTATTAGGTTTTAGAGATCCGTCCAGTGATTGATTGGAACAAGGGAAAAGCAGTTGAATTTCTGCTTGAATTTCTAGGTAATTGTTTGTTTGAGATGAATGGTATGAGTTAGCCTGCATATTCTCATCCTGAATCTAATAATCTTGCAGGATTGAACTCAAGTGAAGACGTGCTCCCTATCTTTATTGGCGATGACAAAACTGATGAAGATGCTTTTAAGGTAACAAATCTGGATCTCCCAATAAATGATATAATACTAAATCCTATGTTGGTTTGTTCAAgtgttaaaaaaatttattcacTGTTTCTTGCAGGTGCTGCGAGAGAGAAACCAAGGGTACGGCATTCTGGTGTCTCCTATGCCAAAAGAGACCAACGCATTCTACTCTCTTAGGGATCCCTCAGAGGTGAGTGTGCCTTTTCATTTTCCTGGGACCTTTGTTTTTGAATGTTAAAATTATACAAATCACATCTCCAAACTTGTCTAAGGCCGTTTTCAATTATATGCCCCCTACATTATTTTTATACCTGAAGTCTTACATCAGTTTTGCAAATTCCAAGTTTAGGGGGATGATTGAAACTTAAACTGGCACCAAAAGTTAGGGGGAGAgtaatatgtatatattttaacTTAGCTAAAAGTTAAATAATGAGAAAGTAGAAtatatgatgatgatgatgatgatgatgatgatgatgatgatgatgatgaaattGGTGCAGGTAATGGAATTCCTGAGAGGATTGGTGAGAAGCCAGAAGAAGAAGGTGGTCGGGGGTGGTGGTGAAGAGGGGGGAAAAACAAATGATTGGATAATTTAGGTTTTTTATTACACAGAATAACTGAAGcagtttgtgtgtgtgtgtatgtgtgaAATTTGAGAATAGGTTAATAAATTCATATTGGGGTATTCTGTTGTGTTTAGGGGGTGGTTTGGTTTTGAATCACTACTCTGCTATTTTGTGGGTGGTGGGGGTCaaaggtttttttttcctaCTCCTACCTCTGGCAGAGCACACAAAGAAATGTCCAATGTTtcctatttatttttatattatttcatctctctctctctctccctctctctctctcaacttTCTCAACATGTAAAACGTTTTTGAAGTTTAGTACCATATCATGTATGGCTGggaattaatattatttttgtttttcatacCCTCAAAGCtcacttttttctttctttgttttttttttcctggttTAATCTAATCATAATCTTGTTATTTGAGTAGGAGAATCTAACATGGTTTAATGGGATTGACATAGTTCAATGGAATTCATTGTGATTCAAtgatataataatttttaaaagacTAAGATATCGAAACATTTGAAGGTAGAAAAAAATTTAGGGTATTACGACATTTTTTGTAGGTGGGAAATGATATTGGTAGCTCGGAAAAGAGAGAGGGTCTAGTTGATGTCCATTTTAAGACGTATAAATAAAACTGACGAGTAGTCGTTGGATACTAACTTTGGATactaacaaatatatataaagtaaacAAACGTTCTAACTTCTAAAATAGGTTGATAGAGTATAGGCTTAAACACAATAATTGATAATACAAAGAGCATAGAGACTTTAGATTAAAAGAGAGAACTCTGAAAGGTAGCCATTTGGAAACCTCAAGATTTCTCTCCCCATTTGTTGCCTTCAAAAACACAAAGAttcaatcttcataattaaatatatatatatatatatatatatatatatataaaaaggaaaactCCCACTTAGTTGAACTGAAAAATTGATCATCTTTCAACACTATGTCTCTCTCCTTCCTACATAAATTAGCCGAAAACAAAATGTCAAATTTAGAGCGAAATGAGAAGTATAAGCTTGTATATCACGTAACTATTTGCTCTATTTCTTcgttttattatctatttttctCGAG
Encoded proteins:
- the LOC103490916 gene encoding probable trehalose-phosphate phosphatase F, with translation MDLTSNHTSPVLTEPAPMNKSRLGIHPAILPYSQSGGSFPPSKYITIPRKKSGKFDDVWSNGWLDAMKSSSPPRKKLIKDFDVEFPSDDDTDVAYSSWMLKYPSALNSLEQITSYAKNKKIAVFLDYDGTLSPIVDDPDCAVMSNAMRSAVRNVAKYFPTAIISGRKREKVSELVGLTELYYAGSHGMDIVGPVGQTVLNSHPNCIGSTDQQGKDVNLFQPAREFLPMIDEVFGTLVEKTKGIKGAKLENHKFCAAVHYRNVDEKNWPTIAQCVHDVLKDHPRLRLTHGRKVLEIRPVIDWNKGKAVEFLLEFLGLNSSEDVLPIFIGDDKTDEDAFKVLRERNQGYGILVSPMPKETNAFYSLRDPSEVMEFLRGLVRSQKKKVVGGGGEEGGKTNDWII